In one window of Burkholderia multivorans ATCC BAA-247 DNA:
- a CDS encoding fimbria/pilus outer membrane usher protein codes for MDRRLDNQPRLKPICALLLTIIAGWQAQARAGEPGETFQVAQTEFAQVEFESAFLQGAGAIDVSRYGRGNVVRPGRYTPDIYVDGRWVGRADVPFKAAPNTPDAQPCFDRALLDRIGVDRARLPKDIRATFEQEEACLRIGQIIPDASVSFDFSEQRLDLSIPQIAMRRSARGYVSPDQWTAGVPVAMLGYNANTYHSQMRGGHGNTQGYVGLDGGLNVQRWHFRHNGSFSWDDRGGRRYQNVATYLQRDVARWSSQFVVGDTYTSGDLFDSTSFRGVRLYTDDRMLPESQRGYAPVVRGVANSNAKVTITQNGMRLYETTVAPGAFVIDDLYPTGYGGDLHVTVTEADGSVHAFSVPFAAIPLSLRPGQNRYSFTAGAVRNLDNTSPLFMQATWQRGFTNTLTGYGGVTVAEGYVSAMLGGVLNTSLGAIGADVTHASTQVPGERRYSGQSVRVSYAKTVAATGTNIAIAAYRYSTNGFFGLNDAMRARDQAASDIRSSSLYRQRNRASLTLSQQFGDTWGSVNATVSAATYWNRSGSDVDYTIGYNNTFRNIAYTVSATRQRNAFAGSSTMIYAGLSIPLGRTRPAIVSTNFSHDSRGSTQWQTSLSGSAGTDGKLAYGVNVMHRSGFGNSQTSGGANFTYRGALAELSGSMGASADYQQYSVGVRGAVVAHPGGVTLSQPVGETFAIVSAPHAAGARITNSTGVQVDRNGYAIVPYLSPFSINDITIDPKGLSTDVELRETSQRVAPLAGAVPMVTFKTVYGRSAVIRARQPDGTPLPFGAAVKDGKGADVGIVGQGGKIFARGLAEQGELTVTWGTADSASACRLSYALPVRKRTSGYQPPQSLDLPCAAAPAADYAPALSNRTTSGA; via the coding sequence ATGGATCGGAGGCTAGACAACCAGCCGCGCCTGAAGCCTATCTGCGCACTGCTTCTCACCATTATCGCGGGATGGCAGGCGCAGGCGCGTGCCGGCGAGCCCGGTGAAACGTTCCAGGTCGCGCAGACGGAGTTTGCACAGGTCGAATTCGAGAGCGCGTTTCTGCAAGGTGCCGGCGCGATCGACGTGTCGCGCTACGGGCGCGGCAACGTCGTGCGGCCGGGCCGCTATACGCCGGACATCTACGTCGACGGCCGCTGGGTCGGCCGCGCCGACGTTCCGTTCAAGGCCGCCCCGAACACGCCCGACGCGCAGCCGTGCTTCGACCGCGCGCTGCTCGACCGGATCGGCGTCGATCGTGCACGCCTGCCGAAGGACATTCGCGCGACGTTCGAGCAGGAAGAGGCGTGCCTGCGTATCGGCCAGATCATTCCCGACGCGTCCGTCAGTTTCGACTTCAGCGAGCAACGGCTCGATCTGAGCATTCCGCAGATCGCGATGCGCCGCAGCGCGCGCGGGTACGTGAGTCCCGATCAGTGGACGGCCGGCGTGCCGGTCGCGATGCTCGGCTACAACGCGAACACCTACCACTCGCAGATGCGCGGCGGGCACGGCAACACGCAGGGCTACGTCGGTCTCGACGGCGGCCTGAATGTGCAGCGCTGGCATTTCCGGCACAACGGTTCGTTCAGCTGGGACGATCGCGGCGGGCGGCGCTACCAGAACGTCGCGACCTATTTGCAGCGCGATGTCGCGCGCTGGTCGTCGCAGTTCGTTGTCGGCGATACGTATACGTCCGGCGATCTGTTCGATTCGACGTCGTTCCGCGGTGTTCGGCTGTACACCGACGACCGGATGTTGCCGGAATCCCAGCGCGGTTATGCGCCGGTCGTGCGCGGCGTCGCGAACTCGAACGCGAAGGTCACGATCACGCAGAACGGGATGCGGCTGTACGAAACGACGGTCGCGCCGGGCGCGTTCGTGATCGACGATCTGTACCCGACCGGCTACGGCGGCGATCTGCATGTGACCGTGACGGAAGCGGACGGCTCCGTCCACGCGTTCTCGGTGCCGTTCGCGGCGATCCCGCTGTCGCTGCGTCCGGGGCAGAACCGCTACAGCTTCACGGCCGGCGCGGTTCGCAACCTCGACAACACGTCGCCGCTGTTCATGCAGGCGACGTGGCAGCGCGGGTTCACGAACACGCTCACCGGCTACGGCGGCGTGACGGTGGCCGAAGGCTACGTGTCTGCAATGCTGGGCGGCGTGCTGAACACGTCGCTCGGCGCGATCGGCGCCGACGTCACGCACGCGAGCACGCAGGTGCCCGGCGAGCGTCGCTACTCGGGACAAAGCGTCCGCGTGAGCTATGCGAAGACGGTCGCCGCCACCGGGACGAACATCGCGATCGCCGCGTACCGCTATTCGACGAACGGCTTCTTCGGGCTGAACGACGCGATGCGCGCGCGGGATCAGGCGGCCTCCGACATCCGCTCGTCGAGCCTCTACCGGCAGCGCAATCGCGCATCGCTGACGCTGAGCCAGCAGTTCGGCGACACGTGGGGCAGCGTGAACGCGACCGTATCGGCGGCCACGTACTGGAACCGCAGCGGCTCCGACGTCGATTACACGATCGGCTACAACAACACGTTCCGCAACATCGCGTATACCGTGTCGGCCACGCGCCAGCGCAATGCGTTCGCAGGATCGAGCACGATGATCTATGCGGGGCTGTCGATTCCGCTCGGCCGCACGCGGCCGGCCATCGTGTCGACGAACTTCAGCCACGATTCGCGTGGGTCGACGCAATGGCAGACCTCGCTGTCGGGGTCGGCCGGTACGGACGGCAAGCTCGCATACGGCGTCAACGTGATGCACCGCTCGGGCTTCGGCAATTCGCAGACGAGCGGCGGTGCGAACTTCACGTATCGCGGCGCGCTGGCCGAACTGAGCGGCAGCATGGGCGCGAGCGCGGACTATCAGCAGTACTCGGTCGGCGTGCGCGGCGCGGTTGTCGCGCATCCGGGCGGCGTCACGCTGTCGCAGCCGGTCGGCGAGACGTTCGCGATCGTGTCGGCACCGCATGCGGCCGGCGCGCGGATCACGAACTCGACCGGTGTGCAGGTCGATCGCAACGGTTACGCGATCGTCCCGTATCTGTCGCCGTTCTCGATCAACGACATCACGATCGACCCGAAGGGGCTGTCGACGGACGTCGAGCTGCGGGAAACCAGCCAGCGTGTCGCGCCGCTCGCAGGCGCGGTGCCGATGGTGACGTTCAAGACCGTATACGGCCGCTCCGCGGTGATTCGCGCGCGTCAGCCGGACGGCACGCCGTTGCCGTTCGGTGCGGCGGTGAAGGACGGCAAGGGCGCGGACGTCGGCATCGTCGGGCAGGGCGGAAAGATCTTCGCGCGCGGCCTCGCGGAGCAAGGCGAGCTTACCGTCACGTGGGGCACAGCCGACTCGGCATCCGCGTGCCGGTTGTCGTACGCGCTGCCGGTGCGCAAGCGAACTTCCGGCTATCAGCCGCCGCAGAGCCTCGATTTGCCATGCGCCGCGGCGCCCGCTGCCGATTACGCGCCGGCGCTGTCGAACCGCACGACGTCCGGCGCGTGA
- a CDS encoding heavy metal response regulator transcription factor, whose translation MRILIVEDEPKTGAYLKKGLEESGFSVDLATDGAQGLLLAQEESYDVIVLDVMLPVLDGWGVLKRLRDTHTTPVLFLTARDDVQDRVHGLELGADDYLVKPFAFVELLARVRTLARRGPPRETERITVGDLDIDVVRRRVKRGAVRIDLTPREFSLLQLLARRHGEVLSRTQIASYVWDMNFDSDTNVVEVAIRRLRAKVDDDFPVKLIHTVRGVGYVLEPKDGA comes from the coding sequence ATGCGCATCCTGATAGTGGAAGACGAACCGAAGACCGGCGCCTATCTGAAGAAGGGGCTCGAGGAATCCGGCTTCAGCGTCGATCTCGCGACCGACGGCGCGCAAGGGTTGCTGCTCGCGCAGGAAGAGTCGTACGACGTGATCGTGCTCGACGTGATGCTGCCGGTGCTCGACGGCTGGGGCGTGCTCAAGCGGCTGCGCGACACGCATACGACGCCGGTGCTGTTCCTGACCGCGCGCGACGACGTGCAGGACCGCGTGCACGGGCTCGAACTCGGCGCGGACGATTACCTCGTCAAACCGTTTGCGTTCGTCGAACTGCTCGCGCGCGTGCGCACGCTCGCGCGCCGCGGGCCGCCGCGCGAGACCGAGCGGATCACGGTCGGCGATCTCGACATCGACGTCGTGCGGCGGCGCGTGAAGCGCGGCGCGGTGCGGATCGACCTGACGCCGCGCGAGTTCTCGCTGCTGCAGCTGCTCGCGCGCCGGCACGGCGAAGTGCTGAGCCGCACCCAGATCGCGTCGTACGTGTGGGACATGAACTTCGACAGCGACACGAACGTCGTCGAAGTCGCGATCCGGCGGCTGCGCGCGAAGGTCGACGACGATTTCCCGGTCAAGCTGATCCACACGGTGCGCGGCGTCGGCTACGTGCTCGAACCGAAGGACGGCGCATGA
- a CDS encoding fimbrial protein, whose protein sequence is MRKDLKRLLQMLKYASLAVLLVHGQQALAACTAARWTVTSNVIGISALSFSGPADAVQHGSLLAPTATAKVNGWRYEFNEPTTNADCQNLKGRFQSLGKVVPGVQHVWNGGQVSDIWETGVPGVGYALLIQTFRGPETGVKEGGIDVPYGGAASPSSMETSITVKAALVVTGRLATGSYRVPTQNVGRYTIIDGSGKPLTADIPLASVPITVAAQGCKVVAGDGQTVTLPRVVTYDFKEVGATSAVSSSFEIGLKCDTTLAVHATLTDANDRSNLSTALTLGPGSTASGFGLQIFRDKSSTPIAFGPESSTKGNPNQWLVGTANAYNTLLIPFTVKYVKTEPKVGPGTVNARMFVTFSYQ, encoded by the coding sequence ATGCGCAAGGATTTGAAGCGTCTGCTGCAGATGCTGAAGTACGCGTCGCTGGCCGTTCTGCTGGTCCATGGCCAGCAGGCGCTCGCGGCTTGTACGGCCGCCCGGTGGACCGTGACGTCGAACGTGATCGGCATTTCCGCGCTATCGTTCTCCGGGCCGGCGGACGCGGTGCAGCACGGATCGTTGCTTGCACCGACTGCAACGGCGAAAGTGAACGGATGGCGTTACGAGTTCAACGAGCCGACGACCAATGCAGATTGCCAAAATCTGAAGGGCAGGTTCCAGTCGCTGGGAAAAGTGGTGCCCGGCGTACAGCACGTGTGGAACGGAGGACAAGTGTCGGACATCTGGGAAACAGGCGTTCCGGGTGTCGGCTATGCGCTTCTGATCCAGACCTTCCGCGGCCCCGAAACCGGCGTGAAAGAAGGCGGAATCGATGTGCCGTACGGCGGCGCGGCAAGCCCTTCGTCAATGGAAACGTCCATCACGGTGAAAGCCGCGCTTGTCGTGACCGGACGTCTCGCAACCGGCAGCTACCGGGTCCCGACACAGAACGTCGGCAGGTACACCATCATCGACGGCAGCGGAAAGCCGCTGACCGCCGATATTCCGTTGGCCAGCGTGCCGATCACCGTCGCGGCGCAGGGCTGCAAGGTGGTCGCGGGGGACGGCCAGACGGTCACGCTGCCGAGAGTCGTTACGTACGACTTCAAGGAAGTCGGCGCGACATCGGCCGTTTCTTCTTCGTTCGAAATCGGTCTCAAATGCGATACCACGCTGGCCGTTCATGCGACGCTGACGGATGCGAACGATCGATCGAACCTGTCGACGGCACTCACGCTTGGGCCGGGCTCGACCGCGAGCGGGTTCGGTCTGCAGATCTTCCGCGATAAATCGTCGACGCCGATCGCGTTCGGCCCCGAATCGTCGACGAAGGGCAATCCGAACCAGTGGCTGGTCGGGACGGCCAACGCGTATAACACGCTGTTGATTCCGTTTACCGTGAAGTACGTGAAGACCGAGCCGAAGGTCGGGCCGGGAACCGTCAACGCGCGGATGTTCGTCACGTTTTCATATCAGTAG
- a CDS encoding DinB family protein has protein sequence MRHGDILQHACHHGTYHRGNADAPLQLPALVPVAIR, from the coding sequence ATGCGGCACGGCGACATTCTGCAGCACGCGTGCCATCACGGCACGTATCATCGCGGCAACGCCGATGCGCCGCTGCAGTTGCCCGCGCTCGTGCCGGTTGCGATTCGGTGA
- a CDS encoding fimbrial biogenesis chaperone translates to MNARSYRHLLAWMTFALSFSFAHASVTLSGTRVVFDANEKEVTIQMTNDGKRPALVQTWIDRGDERAAPESIDVPFVITPSIFRIEGGKGQTLRILHTGEPLPADKESLFWLNVLDVPPKAAVDEDANRLQLAFRTRVKLMYRPAGLSGNALDAPSQLKWRIAADAERRPVLEATNPTPYVVNLSGIALVANGKTLEAGVGFVRPGETASFPIDGALSADVTAGKVVFSSMDDWGASHAHQSDVAQ, encoded by the coding sequence ATGAACGCACGTTCCTACCGCCACCTGCTCGCGTGGATGACGTTCGCGCTGAGCTTTTCGTTTGCACACGCGAGCGTGACGTTGTCCGGCACGCGCGTGGTGTTCGACGCGAACGAGAAGGAAGTCACGATCCAGATGACCAACGACGGCAAGCGTCCGGCGCTGGTTCAGACGTGGATCGACAGGGGCGACGAACGTGCTGCCCCGGAGAGCATCGACGTCCCGTTCGTGATTACCCCGTCGATTTTCCGCATCGAAGGCGGCAAGGGCCAGACGCTGCGGATCCTCCACACCGGAGAGCCGTTGCCGGCCGACAAGGAGTCGCTGTTCTGGCTGAACGTGCTCGACGTGCCGCCGAAAGCGGCGGTCGATGAGGACGCGAACCGGCTGCAGCTCGCGTTCCGCACACGCGTGAAGCTGATGTACCGGCCGGCCGGGCTGTCCGGCAATGCGCTCGACGCGCCGTCGCAACTGAAATGGCGGATCGCGGCCGACGCCGAGCGTCGTCCGGTGCTCGAAGCGACCAACCCGACGCCTTACGTCGTCAACCTGTCCGGCATCGCGCTCGTCGCGAACGGCAAGACGCTCGAGGCGGGAGTCGGCTTCGTGCGGCCCGGCGAGACCGCATCGTTCCCGATCGACGGCGCACTGTCCGCCGACGTTACGGCCGGCAAGGTCGTGTTCAGCAGCATGGACGACTGGGGCGCGAGTCATGCCCATCAGTCCGATGTCGCGCAATGA
- a CDS encoding fimbrial protein, translating into MTKYSLLTAAAGLAFVAMNAAHASEGTITFQGSVVASTCKINGGTNDLTVQLPRAATNQLATVGATAGRTPFTLALSGCTTDKKGEDGTTVIPAPVKKVSVAFEPGPTVNGNGRLKLTGDDAAKGVEIAILNDKYQPIKIGADTGMQGVQVADIDTALDGTGTATLQFAAQYVATGPVTGGSANSNVTYSLTYP; encoded by the coding sequence ATGACCAAATATTCACTCCTGACGGCGGCAGCCGGTCTGGCATTCGTCGCGATGAACGCGGCACACGCGTCGGAAGGCACGATCACCTTCCAGGGCTCGGTGGTCGCGTCCACCTGCAAGATCAACGGCGGCACGAACGATCTGACCGTGCAGCTGCCGCGCGCAGCGACGAACCAGCTGGCGACCGTCGGTGCAACGGCCGGCCGTACGCCGTTCACGCTCGCGCTGTCGGGCTGCACCACCGACAAGAAGGGCGAAGACGGCACGACCGTGATTCCGGCGCCGGTGAAGAAGGTGTCGGTCGCGTTCGAACCGGGGCCGACCGTCAATGGCAACGGCCGTCTGAAGCTGACGGGTGACGATGCCGCGAAGGGCGTCGAGATCGCGATCCTGAACGACAAGTACCAGCCGATCAAGATCGGCGCCGACACCGGCATGCAGGGCGTGCAGGTCGCCGACATCGACACCGCGCTCGATGGCACCGGCACTGCGACGCTGCAATTCGCGGCGCAGTACGTCGCGACCGGTCCGGTCACCGGCGGCTCGGCCAATTCGAACGTCACTTACTCGCTCACGTATCCCTGA
- a CDS encoding efflux RND transporter periplasmic adaptor subunit, with protein sequence MTDPTLEPLAPPADAHQPAAAARGALPDAPPSHRRRRVALPLAAIAAAAALLAIGIVPRIDARAAQRTQVAAQQALPVSVIVPGAAPADQTLTLPGAVMPYAEASIYARTSGYIAHWSADLGTHVKAGQTLAQIAAPDLDAQLRQARADAASAQANYDYAKSTAQRWQDMLKTQSVSQQDTDTKVADMNAKRAMLASAQANVAHLAELVSYESVAAPFDGVITARNVDVGTLVTAGGTPGSPGLSGELFHLEQTDTLRVFVDVPQDSAAGVSAGTPVYLTTQQYPGRRFPARVARTAGAIDPVTRTLRVEIDVDNRDGALMPGAYAQAHLVVPSAAPALELPVSALLFRPDGVTVATVDAHGRTALKTVQIGRDFGTRVEIVAGLAATDRVIDNPGDAITAGEAVKIVSTAHEAVPVASSSAHARPTAAANAASNANVRAMRAAAAAAQVAVPARN encoded by the coding sequence GCGCCGCCCGCCGACGCGCACCAACCCGCTGCCGCCGCACGCGGCGCACTTCCCGATGCACCGCCGTCGCACCGCCGGCGCCGCGTCGCGCTGCCGCTTGCCGCGATCGCGGCCGCCGCCGCGCTGCTCGCGATCGGCATCGTGCCGCGGATCGATGCGCGCGCCGCGCAACGCACGCAGGTTGCCGCGCAGCAGGCGCTGCCCGTGTCCGTGATCGTACCGGGCGCCGCACCTGCGGATCAGACGCTTACGTTGCCCGGCGCGGTGATGCCGTACGCGGAGGCGTCGATCTATGCGCGCACGAGCGGCTATATCGCACACTGGAGTGCCGATCTCGGCACGCACGTGAAGGCGGGCCAGACGCTCGCGCAGATCGCGGCGCCCGATCTCGACGCACAGCTGCGGCAGGCACGCGCCGACGCGGCGAGCGCGCAGGCGAACTACGACTATGCGAAATCGACCGCGCAGCGCTGGCAGGACATGCTGAAAACGCAGTCGGTATCGCAGCAGGACACCGACACGAAAGTCGCCGACATGAACGCGAAGCGCGCGATGCTCGCGTCCGCGCAGGCGAACGTCGCGCATCTCGCCGAACTCGTGTCGTACGAATCGGTCGCCGCGCCGTTCGACGGCGTGATCACCGCGCGCAACGTCGACGTCGGCACGCTCGTCACGGCCGGCGGCACGCCGGGCAGCCCGGGGCTGTCCGGCGAACTGTTTCATCTCGAACAGACCGACACGCTGCGCGTGTTCGTCGACGTGCCGCAGGACAGCGCGGCAGGCGTATCGGCCGGCACGCCGGTCTACCTGACCACGCAGCAGTATCCGGGGCGGCGCTTTCCCGCGCGCGTCGCGCGCACCGCGGGCGCGATCGATCCCGTCACGCGCACGCTGCGCGTCGAGATCGACGTCGACAACCGCGACGGCGCGCTGATGCCCGGTGCATATGCGCAGGCGCATCTGGTCGTGCCGAGCGCGGCGCCCGCGCTCGAACTGCCCGTCAGCGCGCTGCTGTTTCGTCCGGATGGCGTGACCGTCGCGACTGTCGACGCGCACGGACGCACCGCGCTGAAGACCGTGCAGATCGGCCGAGACTTCGGCACGCGCGTCGAGATCGTCGCCGGGCTCGCGGCGACCGACCGCGTGATCGACAACCCGGGCGATGCGATCACGGCCGGCGAAGCGGTAAAGATCGTGTCGACCGCACATGAAGCGGTGCCGGTTGCGTCGTCGTCGGCTCACGCTCGGCCGACCGCTGCGGCCAATGCGGCGTCGAACGCGAACGTGCGCGCGATGCGCGCGGCCGCCGCGGCCGCGCAGGTTGCCGTGCCCGCGCGCAACTGA
- a CDS encoding heavy metal sensor histidine kinase — protein MTRGRSLTATLAIAFGATTLAAFGLVGTYVYKGLERQVSTQDDLDIVLAARHARRLASELESVDAVRAHADRLTSQVLGNEALSMAVVDTDGHVLARHNVERTELGELRDAAPAAAGSSSVLPDAGLFPPHAAAVPATERITVDRIASWTADGGTPVRGVVTDAALRDRSQIRIAVARNMSDRAELLHGYRDTLEIAGGVGALFAMLLSVWLIRTALAPLREIVANTGAITVDKLDMRVDASRAPRELRVLVDAQNAMLGRLQQAFGHLSQFSADLAHDLRTPLNNMRGATEVALARPRAVAEYQALLESNLEEYDRLARMIENVLFLARAEHPGFVTRQRAFDVRDELARIAGYFEGLADEAGSTLHVDGSGHLTADLELFRRAVSNLLANALRYTPAGGTIALRVDETDDAVHVSVANPGEPIDPALLPRIFDRFVRGDPARSGGVPGGAAGLGLAIVRSVMDLHGGTARVESDSSGTRFILTFVKHPAS, from the coding sequence ATGACGCGCGGCCGCTCGCTGACCGCGACGCTCGCGATCGCGTTCGGCGCGACCACGCTCGCGGCGTTCGGACTCGTCGGCACCTATGTCTACAAAGGACTCGAACGGCAGGTCAGCACGCAGGACGATCTCGACATCGTGCTCGCCGCGCGCCATGCGCGGCGGCTCGCGAGCGAACTCGAGTCCGTCGACGCGGTGCGCGCGCACGCGGATCGCCTGACGAGCCAGGTGCTCGGCAACGAGGCGCTGTCGATGGCCGTCGTCGATACGGACGGCCACGTGCTCGCGCGTCACAACGTCGAGCGCACCGAACTCGGCGAGCTGCGCGACGCAGCGCCGGCGGCGGCCGGATCGTCGTCGGTGCTGCCGGACGCCGGCCTGTTTCCGCCGCACGCGGCGGCGGTGCCCGCGACCGAGCGCATCACCGTCGACCGCATCGCATCGTGGACGGCCGACGGCGGCACGCCGGTGCGCGGGGTCGTCACCGATGCGGCGCTGCGCGACCGGTCGCAGATCCGCATCGCGGTCGCGCGCAACATGAGCGATCGCGCGGAACTGCTGCACGGCTATCGCGACACGCTCGAGATCGCGGGCGGCGTCGGCGCGCTGTTCGCGATGCTGCTCAGCGTGTGGCTGATCCGCACGGCGCTCGCGCCGCTGCGCGAGATCGTCGCGAACACGGGCGCGATCACGGTCGACAAGCTCGACATGCGCGTCGACGCGTCGCGCGCACCGCGCGAGCTGCGCGTGCTCGTCGACGCGCAGAACGCGATGCTCGGCCGGCTGCAGCAGGCGTTCGGCCATCTGTCGCAATTCAGCGCCGATCTCGCGCACGATCTGCGCACACCGCTGAACAACATGCGCGGTGCCACCGAAGTCGCGCTCGCACGGCCGCGTGCCGTCGCCGAATACCAGGCGCTGCTCGAATCGAATCTCGAGGAGTACGACCGTCTCGCACGGATGATCGAGAACGTGCTGTTTCTCGCGCGTGCCGAACATCCGGGCTTCGTCACGCGGCAGCGCGCATTCGACGTGCGCGACGAGCTCGCACGCATCGCCGGCTATTTCGAAGGGCTTGCCGACGAAGCGGGTTCCACGCTGCACGTCGACGGAAGCGGGCATCTGACCGCCGATCTCGAACTGTTCCGCCGCGCGGTCAGCAATCTGCTCGCGAACGCGCTGCGCTATACGCCGGCCGGCGGCACGATCGCGCTGCGTGTCGACGAGACCGACGACGCGGTGCACGTGAGCGTCGCCAATCCCGGCGAGCCGATCGATCCCGCGCTGCTGCCGCGCATCTTCGACCGCTTCGTGCGCGGCGATCCGGCACGCAGCGGCGGCGTGCCGGGCGGCGCGGCCGGTCTCGGCCTCGCGATCGTCCGCTCGGTGATGGACTTGCACGGCGGCACCGCGCGCGTCGAAAGCGACAGCAGCGGCACGCGCTTCATCCTCACGTTCGTCAAGCATCCGGCTTCGTAG
- a CDS encoding efflux transporter outer membrane subunit, producing MRILSPLPFARRVVALGIAAVLAGCSTLPPYSPPSVEVPAHYAGAQAGWDVAAPADAAPRGAWWTVFGDADLNALEARVDVSNQTVKQAVAELQRARAMVDYRHAGFLPTITAGVAQSRARVSQNRLGSSLAGKTTPDYQAGVAASWEPDVFGRVRDAVAGAQANADASAADLEAVKLSVTAELATDYFALRSLDTQKQLLDDTVRAYTDALTLLKQQLAAGAIDASAVAQAQTQLESTRTQDTDIDASRAQLQHAIATLVGESASTFALPPRVQTFDVPAIPAGVPAQLLERRPDIAAAERRVAAANAQIGEARAAFFPDLVLSASAGLESGFFAPWLSAPSLFWSLGPQLAGTLFDGGRRSASLRGAHAQYDGAVADYRQTVLVAFQQVEDQLSALDALASEARSQQRATDAADLSLRLTTNRFKAGAVSYLDVVTAQTIALTNRRLADQIAARRMEAAVALMKALGGGWHAGADAAANAANAASGAAATKPDA from the coding sequence ATGCGCATCCTTTCTCCGCTCCCGTTCGCGCGCCGCGTCGTCGCGCTCGGCATCGCCGCTGTGCTCGCCGGCTGTTCGACGCTGCCGCCCTATTCGCCCCCTTCGGTCGAGGTGCCCGCGCACTATGCGGGCGCGCAGGCCGGCTGGGACGTCGCCGCACCCGCCGATGCCGCACCGCGCGGCGCGTGGTGGACCGTGTTCGGCGACGCCGATCTGAACGCGCTCGAAGCGCGCGTCGACGTGTCGAACCAGACCGTGAAGCAAGCCGTTGCCGAGCTCCAACGGGCGCGCGCGATGGTCGACTATCGGCATGCGGGCTTTCTGCCGACGATCACGGCCGGCGTCGCGCAGAGCCGCGCGCGCGTGTCGCAGAACCGGCTCGGCTCGTCGCTCGCGGGCAAGACGACGCCCGACTATCAAGCCGGCGTCGCCGCAAGCTGGGAGCCCGACGTGTTCGGCCGCGTGCGCGATGCAGTGGCCGGCGCGCAGGCGAATGCGGACGCGAGCGCGGCCGACCTCGAAGCCGTGAAGCTGTCGGTCACTGCCGAACTGGCGACCGACTATTTCGCGCTGCGCTCGCTCGATACGCAGAAGCAGCTGCTCGACGATACCGTTCGCGCGTATACGGACGCGCTGACGCTGCTGAAGCAGCAGCTCGCCGCCGGTGCGATCGACGCGTCGGCGGTCGCGCAGGCGCAGACGCAGCTCGAATCGACGCGCACGCAGGACACCGACATCGATGCGTCTCGCGCGCAGTTGCAGCACGCGATCGCGACGCTCGTCGGCGAAAGCGCGTCGACGTTCGCGCTGCCGCCGCGCGTGCAGACGTTCGACGTGCCGGCGATTCCGGCCGGCGTGCCGGCGCAGCTGCTAGAACGGCGGCCCGACATCGCGGCGGCCGAGCGCCGCGTCGCGGCCGCGAACGCGCAAATCGGCGAAGCGCGCGCCGCGTTCTTCCCCGATCTCGTGCTGTCGGCAAGCGCCGGGCTCGAAAGCGGCTTCTTCGCACCGTGGCTGTCCGCGCCGAGCCTGTTCTGGTCGCTCGGCCCGCAGCTCGCCGGCACGCTGTTCGACGGCGGCCGCCGCAGCGCGTCGCTGCGCGGCGCGCATGCGCAGTACGACGGCGCCGTCGCCGACTATCGGCAAACCGTGCTCGTCGCGTTTCAGCAGGTCGAGGATCAGTTGTCCGCACTCGACGCGCTCGCGTCCGAAGCGCGCAGTCAGCAGCGCGCGACCGATGCGGCCGACCTGTCGCTGAGGCTCACGACGAACCGCTTCAAAGCGGGCGCCGTCAGCTATCTGGATGTCGTGACCGCACAGACGATCGCGCTGACGAACCGCCGGCTCGCCGATCAGATCGCGGCCCGCCGGATGGAAGCGGCGGTCGCGCTGATGAAGGCGCTCGGCGGCGGCTGGCACGCCGGCGCCGACGCGGCGGCGAACGCGGCGAACGCCGCGAGCGGTGCAGCCGCTACGAAGCCGGATGCTTGA